In Gadus chalcogrammus isolate NIFS_2021 chromosome 13, NIFS_Gcha_1.0, whole genome shotgun sequence, a single genomic region encodes these proteins:
- the LOC130402010 gene encoding plakophilin-1-like: protein MMSLDPLRSAISSGAGANTSLAVPYVNQYRSGQQRVLEQVQTIKRTKSKQSTSRNGTATLSPTSPTYDSVFTYSHKSLPINVNGSSTVGNGFSKKTVGSEKNANRQTLRTAKGSVGQWAAVQSSHNISRGSHANGGATVSMGTLGGGTMGRSNTSRSEPDLGRRFTRPRQAAPPGPQRLLSNRSSVFLSERTVTSGGQHTAANGYPPPQPKAQYQVRSQSQSQYQPLPQPQYQSLPQSQYQSHGQSQYQGKSLPFHQGKGLTQYQTLGQSQYQGQSQSQGQSQSQYQGQSQSQGQSQSQYQANGHSQYQAPALPQTQSFVNGTSKGKQSSQYVVTSTSQTQRGPYQPGPTQFEQSVVDSGVKTKAVSGLKGVVDPGDLTMIEAVAWLSSPDQQQQHCGASFIQHSTFLEDKAKREVHQLGGIPPLVALLRSPNPPIAQTASAALRNMSFKDTANKEELFRCGGVEEVVALLRESDSADTHKQLTGLLWNMSSVENLRPDLLKSALPALMEKVILPYTTGPDRSSNTDPEVFYHATGCLRNFSSGKVSIRQSMRKCRGLVDSLVSYVEECVEAQRPDDKSVENCACVLHNLTFQLEAEAPALFSRISALGRANVTPEGDTGPIGCFSPQSRQVLEAERHFDYPTVEEQNPTGAGWLIHSRTLQSYLDLLSSSQKDDTLEACCGALQNLTAHPGTVSNVISQTVVKKLNGLAVIAPLLRSPKINLQRNTVALVANLAKNPSLANPIARKTLPEFYAILEEGTEGTESDDTLSMACQTAHLLTLKEQDMGRPLLKNNLIHALNHLSKDSHFPKSSKAASLMLYSLWSDKDLQSFLKKKGMSKGSFVTKDTIAAHRSIQVVD, encoded by the exons ATGATGTCGCTTGACCCACTGCGATCGGCTATTTCCAGCGGAGCGGGGGCCAATACGTCGCTGGCCGTCCCGTACGTCAACCAGTATCGATCGGGCCAGCAGCGGGTCCTGGAGCAAGTGCAGACCATCAAGAGGACCAAGTCCAAGCAGTCGACTAGTCGGAATGGGACAGCGACTTTATCCCCTACTA GTCCCACCTACGACAGCGTGTTTACATATTCTCATAAGTCCCTTCCCATCAACGTCAATGGAAGTTCCACCGTTGGAAACGGCTTTTCCAAAAAG acgGTCGGCTCTGAGAAGAACGCCAACCGTCAGACCCTGCGGACGGCAAAGGGCTCGGTCGGCCAGTGGGCGGCCGTCCAGTCCAGCCACAACATCAGCCGGGGCTCACACGCCAACGGCGGCGCCACCGTCTCCATGGGAACGCTGGGCGGCGGCACCATGGGCCGGAGCAACACCAGCCGCAGCGAGCCCGACCTGGGCCGCCGCTTCACCCGGCCCCGGCAGGCCGCGCCCCCGGGGCCCCAGCGCCTGCTGTCGAACCGCTCCAGCGTCTTCCTGTCGGAGCGCACCGTGACCTCTGGGGGGCAGCACACCGCCGCCAACGGCTACCCGCCGCCGCAGCCCAAAGCCCAGTACCAGGTCcggtcccagtcccagtcccagtacCAGCCACTGCCCCAACCCCAGTACCAGTCACTGCCCCAGTCCCAGTACCAGTCCCATGGCCAGTCCCAGTACCAGGGCAAAAGCCTGCCTTTCCACCAGGGGAAAGGCCTGACCCAGTACCAGACCCTCGGCCAGTCCCAGTACCagggccagagccagagccaaggccagtcccagtcccagtaccagggccagagccagagccaaggccagtcccagtcccagtacCAGGCCAATGGCCATTCCCAGTACCAAGCCCCGGCCTTGCCCCAAACCCAGAGCTTTGTGAACGGCACCAGTAAGGGGAAACAGAGCAGCCAGTACGTGGTGACCAGCACCAGCCAGACCCAGCGCGGACCCTACCAGCCCGGACCGACCCAGTTTGAACAGTCGGTGGTGGACTCCGGCGTCAAGACCAAGGCGGTCTCTGG gctCAAGGGGGTCGTTGATCCTGGGGACCTGACCATGATCGAGGCTGTGGCCTGGCTCTCCAGCCccgaccagcagcagcagcactgtgGAGCCTCCTTCATCCAGCACAGCACCTTCCTGGAGGACAAGGCCAAGCGAGAG GTGCACCAGCTGGGCGGGATCCCTCCGCTGGTGGCCCTCCTGCGCAGCCCCAACCCCCCGATCGCCCAGACGGCGTCGGCGGCCCTCAGGAACATGTCCTTCAAGGACACGGCCAACAAGGAGGAGCTGTTCCGCtgcgggggggtggaggaggtggtggcccTGCTCCGGGAGTCCGACTCGGCGGACACGCACAAGCAGCTCACAG GCCTGCTGTGGAACATGTCGTCCGTGGAGAACCTGCGGCCGGACCTGCTGAAGTCCGCCCTGCCGGCTCTGATGGAGAAGGTCATTCTTCCGTACACGACCGGACCCGACCGGTCCAGCAACACGGACCCGGAGGTCTTCTACCACGCCACGGGCTGTCTGAG GAACTTCAGCAGTGGTAAGGTGAGCATCAGGCAGAGCATGAGGAAGTGCCGTGGGTTGGTGGACTCCCTGGTCAGCTACGTGGAGGAATGCGTGGAGGCCCAGAGACCCGACGACAAG TCGGTGGAGAACTGTGCCTGCGTGCTCCACAACCTCACCTTCCAGCTGGAGGCGGAGGCCCCCGCCCTCTTCAGCCGCATCTCCGCCCTGGGCCGGGCCAACGTCACCCCCGAGGGGGACACCGGCCCCATCGGCTGCTTCAGCCCGCAGAGCAGACAGGTCCTGGAAGctgag CGGCACTTTGACTACCCGACGGTGGAGGAGCAGAACCCCACGGGGGCGGGCTGGCTGATCCACTCCCGGACCCTGCAGAGCTACCTGGACCTGCTGAGCTCCAGTCAGAAGGACGACACCCTGGAGGCCTGCTGCGGGGCCCTGCAGAACCTCACCGCCCACCCCGGCACC GTTTCCAACGTAATCAGCCAGACGGTGGTGAAGAAGCTCAACGGTCTGGCTGTCATCGCGCCGCTGCTGAGGTCTCCCAAGATCAACCTGCAGAGGAACACCGTGGCACTGGTGGCCAACCTGGCCAAGAACCCCAGCCTGGCCAACCCCATCG CCCGTAAAACCCTGCCCGAGTTCTACGCCATCCTGGAGGAGGGCACCGAGGGCACCGAGTCGGACGACACGCTGTCCATGGCGTGCCAGACggcccacctcctcaccctgaAGGAGCAGGACATGGGCCGGCCCCTGCTGAAGAACAACCTGATCCACGCCCTGAACCACCTCAGCAAAGACAG TCATTTCCCCAAGTCCAGCAAAGCGGCCTCCCTAATGCTCTACAGCCTGTGGTCGGACAAAGACCTGCAGAGCTTCCTGAAGAAG AAAGGCATGAGCAAGGGGTCCTTCGTGACCAAGGACACCATCGCGGCCCACAGGTCCATCCAGGTGGTGGACTAG